AGATTGGCGAGAGATATGCTATTAGAGGATTTAGAGAGGTTTGCAGTGAGGAAAGATATTGACCGAACGTTACTGGTGAAAGTGGCCAAGACAGCATTGATGACCAAATTGTACGGCGATATGAGCCTGGCAGAAGTTAATATTTATGATTCATTGATAGAACATTGTTGATTCAGTGCTGGCAATTAAGACTACTGAGATCGACTTGCACATGATCGAGATTATGGAAATGATGCATCAAACCGATTGTGACAGTAATCTGGTCCACGGAATTGTCCTTGACCATGGCGCTAGACATCCTGATATGCCTAAGAGAGCTACCAATGCTTATATTCTTAGCTGTAATGTCTCGATGGAGTACGAAAAAAGGTTCTTGATTGCTCATATTGTTAGCGAGGtcaattctggtttcttttatcAAACCTCAGAGCAGAGGGATAAATTAGTGATTGGCGAGAGGCAGTTCTGCgatgaaaatgttaaaaaagtGATTGAACTAAAGAAGAGTCTTTGCAATGAGGGAAATGGATTTGTCCTTATTAACCAGAAGGTGTGTTTGAATATTAATTAGCAGGGTATTGACCCAATCTCATTGGATGCGTTAGCAAGACATGGAATTATTGCTCTGAGACGGGCGAAGAGGAGGAATATGGAGAGAATTCCCCTTGCATGTGGAGGATTTACTGTTAATTCGTTCGACCAGCTGTCCAAAGATTGTCTCGGTTTTGCAGGAAATGTTTATGAAACGAGTTTGGGAGAAGATAAGTTTACATTCCTCGAAGACTGCAATAATCCTCGTTCTGTCACTATACTCCTTAAAGGACAAAATAAGCACACACTCAACCAGCTAAAGGATGCTGTGCGGGATGGACTACGTGCTGTCAAAAATACTTTTGATGATAGTTTATAATCTTATATTATGTGTAGATTCTCTTGTTCCTGGTGCTGCTGCTTTTGAAGTACGTGGGTCTCATCTTTTATCCAGAGCAAATGTTATTGGAATGGAGAAGTGCGGTTgtccaatattatttatttacaggaGTTGAGGTTTTTGCTAAGGCATTGGATGTGATACCAAAGACATTGGCCTCTAATGCTGGACATGACCCCCACCAATCGCTGGCAGCCTTAAAGGACTCGACTCTCTCTTACGTGGGACTAGACCTGGCTACCGGTGGAGTGATGGATCCTGTTCGTGAAGGAGTGTTCGATAATACTTGTGTTAAGGCACATTCGATATCTTCTGcgtatctaattttatttttcctcAGATGTGTTATGGCCTCTAACTTGCTTCAAGTGGATGAGATCATGCGTGCGGGGATATCATCAGTAAAGTCAGGATTGACCAACTAACTGACATTTTGTTTTCGGATTTGTTATTACGGTTATTTCTCAATTGCACATGGTCTATTCTCTTTACTTCATTAGttgttaaattaaataatttatatgggAATTAGAGAGACCTTCCTCAAACTATTAAAATAAATCTATAGCTACCTCATCTCAACTGCAGTCTTTGAGCTTGCAATACTAATAAAGTTGTTTATACAAGTAGTCGAAAGACTTTAACTTTAAAGACTCACTAGTGCTGTAAAAAAGAATTTCCTCATTACGATGCTACTTTATTTTCCTTGCATGGCCCGTTCTTCTCCTGGTACAGGGTTCTTCACATTTTTATCTTTGAAACAATCGTTCAAACTCACCTGTACTGAGACTTGGACGTCCATTTTTTTGCAAAATGTAAATTTTCCGCGTTTTTAGTAAGACAGTTCTTATGGATGTACTTTTTGCGAAACTATACAAGTAATTTAAATTTAGCTGATTAATAAGATGAAGAAATAATTCAGAAAGAATACAAAATGCTTTAATTAAATCGGAGACACATCTTTCCACATTAACCCAGTTTATAATGGAAGTTTTTGCAACTAGACCTCATCTCAAATCAATTGTATGCTCACTCGATCTTCAAAAAATATTCGGCCTATCGATCGACTCGAACATAAAACTCTGGCATTCGAATTTCCACAGCAGAAGGAGAGGGCGTGTATACCTGAATGGAATCAAATCAATCTCAAGATTACTTCCAAATGGAGTTCCCCAAGGATCCCCCTCTCTCCTGCTCTATTCAATTTATACCTATCCGACATTTCTAAGCCTGAAATGGAAGACTCATTCATTTTCGCCTACGCTGACGACCTACTCATTGGATCACGTGATCAAGACCTCTCGAAAGCTTCCAAAAGAACACAAGATCTCTTATTACAAATTCGAACTTGGCTATATCAAAACAGGATGAACATCTCCCCCGAAAAATCGTCCACTACCGTATTTACGTCGGACAAGAGACTTTGAAGCCGTTCCGTTGATCTTTTTCTGGAAAACGAAAAGATCCCATTCACGAAGAACCCTAAAATTCTGGGGGTCACTTTTGACACCCACATGTGTTTTACTGCCCATTTAGAAAAGGCCATCGGATCCAGTCAGGGAAAAATTGGACTAATCAAATCGATTTTTGGCGGACTAAAGACACCGTTCTCGGCTCTCGGCACTCTCTACAAACAATTCATCGAGCCAACAATTGGCTATGCCTGCGCCGCATGGGGAATTAATCTCTCATGGTCTAACTGCCTTACAATTGTGACTACACTATGCTGACCGCGGCTAGCATTACGAAAATTTCCAACTTGGACAACATTATCCCAACTCCGCTTGACCACCTTATTAAGAAAGACGGAAAGGGTTTCTTGACCATCCAACCACCTGCCAAAAGACCTTAACAACCAGAAGCACATCACCCCGATTCAATTCCTCACAAATTACGGACTTTATCAAAAACAACGGGCTCTCATTAATCAATGTATCAATAAAGAATGTCAAAAGCTGCTCTGACTGGTTGGTTATCAAGATGGTCGAATGCAACGTATTTCACGACTATTCATATTGCTGAAAGATTTGAATATAGGTGTACAAACCTCAAAGGATTGGCTTTGAGAAAGAAAATCTTTTTCCCAGAACTGAAATACTATATTGTCTATTAGCGAATATAAAGGGATCATTATGAAAATCACTGAACAAGCAGCAAAAAAACTGTGATTCATTTGGCAATCTAACGTGAGAAAATGCTTAATAGCGATTAAGTCAGAAAATACAACGATGTTGTTACGTAAATTTACTTGCATCCCTATTAGAAATTATGTAATCAACAAAGTGAAAAAATTATACCAGTTCAGTCAATTACAAAACGTTAAAATGCACGTTAATTCTTCAATAATAACAAAGTAAAAACTGGAGATGGGAATTCTAGTGCGAAGAGGCGATCTGTGACGTATGGCGCTGTGACAACAATGAATAGATGATTAAGTCTTTAGTCAAAAtacaaaagaaggaaaagttatttaactaaatatgCCTCAATCTAGTTAACTTATATTTTGATAATAGTAAGACCACAATTAATTGTTTCTAATGTATCTATTCAAAATATTGTCATTCTTGTTGTCTAGCGAATAAATTTATTGTAAGAATATTCAATATAGCCTCAAATAATAAATCTATAgttgataaaatcaaaatatcaGAATAACAAATGACGACGTCCTTTTATTTCGAATGTGCGCCGGCCAAATCTGCTGAGAGGAGGAAGGGTAGTTGATTTATAAGCATTGATACtattataacaaaagaaaatacccAGAAACTGCTTTTGGCaacattccattattattaagaaatatatcCTTAATgttcctttatttaaaaaaacatgcaTACTCCCTTTTCTTTGGCTTTAGTATTCTGTTTTGGTACGGAGTTTCTTGGTCTAACAATATAAAAAACGAACAATTATTAACTAAACGAACGTTTATCGCCCACAATTTTCCTCGTTGTATAGCCTTTGGTTGATACAAGCTGGCACTTGAGTGCTACTTATTTGCATCTTTACTTTGCTAACCTGAATTTTCGCATCTAAGttctcttatttcttcttttagtcCATTAATTATTTGTTCATAATAATCCATCATTATACTCGATTTAGTTGTCATACATGAAAATGTATCGTATCATTAAAAAATGtattatcaatttaaaaaaacaaatttttatgtAATGACTAAAtccagtaaaattaattaaagtaGAGAGATATCTTATCCAGATAATATTGGTTCCATCATCCTCCTTTTCGCCTCCAATCCGCCTCTTTCTGCCAGACTCATGGGCCGGGATAAAGCGTCCATGTCCTAGATAGGTTCCATCGATGTCTTGTCGTGGCTACTCCCTCCTTTCAGTCGCTTAGCTGTGATTCACCGCGGTAGCTGCAT
This genomic stretch from Octopus sinensis unplaced genomic scaffold, ASM634580v1 Contig18749, whole genome shotgun sequence harbors:
- the LOC115231692 gene encoding T-complex protein 1 subunit zeta-2-like, with amino-acid sequence MEMMHQTDCDSNLVHGIVLDHGARHPDMPKRATNAYILSCNVSMEYEKRFLIAHIVSEVNSGFFYQTSEQRDKLVIGERQFCDENVKKVIELKKSLCNEGNGFVLINQKILLFLVLLLLKYVGLIFYPEQMLLEWRSAVVQYYLFTGVEVFAKALDVIPKTLASNAGHDPHQSLAALKDSTLSYVGLDLATGGVMDPVREGVFDNTCVKAHSISSAYLILFFLRCVMASNLLQVDEIMRAGISSVKSGLTN